In a single window of the Lineus longissimus chromosome 4, tnLinLong1.2, whole genome shotgun sequence genome:
- the LOC135487107 gene encoding protein DEK-like: MSDTESRPALPGNEDKPAPPVVTPEEKPTGNGESHSVDGVVKPKKEDSKQAEKEESKLVEKEDSKHVKKEESKNGAEEEIKEAPMEVEQPAKEEVSTPVKATPTKKEEAHGDDAEEDKESSSDEEPPLGLLERPVEVSGKRERKKTERLSMSGTFTPTDKKLEVPEGSGMKLGDIPRVEHFISKTSSDDCKILHRTIYGRPGTVSMVKRNLRKFCGFTFSEDSPEFNKKKSNLAKLQVTELKRVAGILDQERTGSREEIAERCMQFLLNPKDSGKPIPQKKTRTKGGARKGRKRKRKSKKGEGEGDDEDDDDEDDDEDADNDDDVSGDSNKAESGEDEEEENSEGLSDGDDDSDVEKPKKKKPRLESPKKKKPTKTATAKPKKEKKEKKDKPKKEKKKPAPKKKKAASSGDESSDEDEPLSKKSKKGPPSNDEIRDLVKSILEGANLEEVTMKTVCKQVYLKFPDYDLTDRKDFIKSTVKQLIS, from the exons ATGTCCGATACGGAAAGTAGACCAGCTTTACCAGGAAATGAG GATAAACCTGCACCTCCTGTAGTCACGCCTGAAGAAAAACCTACTGGAAACGGTGAAAGTCATTCTGTTGATGGAGTTGTGAAGCCAAAAAAGGAGGACTCAAAACaagcagaaaaagaagaatcTAAACTTGTCGAAAAAGAGGATTCTAAACATGTCAAAAAAGAAGAATCAAAAAATGGTGCTGAGGAGGAAATTAAAGAGGCTCCAATGGAAGTAGAGCAGCCTGCTAAAGAGGAAGTGTCAACCCCTGTAAAAGCAACGCCGACAAAGAAGGAGGAAGCACATGGTGATGATGCTGAGGAGGACAAAGAGAGCAGCAGTGATGAGGAGCCGCCAT TGGGTTTATTGGAACGACCTGTAGAGGTATCgggaaagagagagagaaaaaaaactgaaCGCCTTTCCATGTCCGGTACCTTCACTCCTACAGACAAAAAATTAGAAGTACCCGAAGGCTCAGGAATGAAACTTGGTGATATTCCAAGAG ttGAACATTTCATCTCAaaaaccagctcagatgactgTAAAATTTTACACAGAACAATATATGGACGTCCCGGAACA GTTTCAATGGTCAAAAGAAATTTAAGGAAATTCTGTGGTTTCACATTCTCAGAAGATTCGCCTGAATTTAACAAGAAAAAAAGTAATCTTGCAAA GCTCCAAGTGACAGAACTAAAACGGGTGGCGGGAATTTTGGATCAAGAGAGGACTGGCAGCAGGGAAGAAATTGCTGAACGATGCATGCAGTTTTTACTCAACCCTAAGGACAGTGGGAAACCTATACCGCAAAAGAAAA CACGAACAAAAGGTGGTGCCAGGAAGGGTAGAAAAAGAAAACGTAAGAGCAAGAAGGGAGAAGGTGAAGgggatgatgaagacgatgatgatgaagatgatgacgaggatgcagataatgatgatgatgtatcgGGAGATAGCAATAAGGCAGAGAGTGGGGAGGATGAGGAGGAAGAGAATTCAGAGGGGTTGTCAGACGGCGATGATGACTCCGATGTAGAAAAG CCAAAAAAGAAAAAGCCACGGTTAGAATcgccaaagaaaaagaaaccaacAAAAACTGCCACAGCCAAACCCAAGAAggagaaaaaagaaaagaaggaCAAAcctaagaaagaaaaaaagaagccAGCTCCTAAGAAAAAGAAAG CTGCAAGTTCAGGTGATGAAAGCTCAGATGAGGATGAACCCTTAtcgaaaaaatcaaagaaaggaCCACCATCG AATGATGAAATCAGAGACTTGGTGAAAAGCATACTCGAGGGTGCCAACCTAGAAGAAGTGACAATGAAAACCGTGTGCAAACAG GTATACCTGAAATTCCCCGACTATGACTTGACGGACCGGAAAGACTTTATCAAATCTACTGTTAAACAG ttgatcTCTTGA
- the LOC135487108 gene encoding E3 ubiquitin-protein ligase RNF144A-like: protein MAVYSASKNSVDLAIDPLITCRLCLAECALIDMYELIDCRCLYCRSCMTQYLTILISEGNIMSITCPDAHCKKQGQLEAAEIQRLIEPHIYEKYCRLKYQREVENDPCRTWCPEAGCETVCHVCPVPASSSGASGEAPPIISKPVHCPTCGLMFCSICKSKWHAGQTCDEHIHSGAADDHGGIPFNTNDDSEIKRCPLCHVPIERTDGCAQMMCKRCKHVFCWYCLASLDDDFLLRHYDKGPCKNKLGHSRASVIWHRTQVVGIFAGFGVLLLVASPFLLLAAPCILCCKCKWSKCCDDEDGDATTS, encoded by the exons ATGGCAGTATATTCTGCCAGTAAGAACAGTGTTGATCTTGCGATCGACCCGCTCATCACCTGTCGCCTATGTCTTGCCGAATGTGCATTAATTGACATGTACGAGTTGATCGACTGCCGGTGCCTTTATTGTAGATCA TGTATGACCCAGTATCTGACCATCCTCATTTCTGAGGGAAACATAATGTCCATCACATGTCCAGATGCTCATTGTAAGAAGCAGGGCCAGTTGGAGGCAGCTGAG aTCCAGCGTCTGATAGAACCACACATTTATGAAAAATACTGTCGGCTAAAGTATCAAAGAG AGGTGGAGAATGATCCGTGTCGGACTTGGTGTCCTGAAGCAGGATGTGAGACTGTTTGCCATGTCTGTCCAGTTCCTGCCAGCTCCAGTGGTGCCTCGGGGGAAGCACCGCCTATCATATCTAAACCTGTCCATTGTCCAACA TGTGGTCTTATGTTCTGCTCAATCTGCAAATCAAAGTGGCATGCTGGACAAACCTGTGATGAACATATCCACAGTGGTGCCGCAGATGATCATGG TGGTATACCGTTCAACACGAATGATGACTCGGAGATCAAGCGATGTCCACTGTGCCATGTTCCGATTGAGAGAACAGACGGATGTGCACAGATGATGTGTAAACGATGTAAACATGTCTTCTGCTGGTACTGCCTTGCCTCTTTAGAT GATGACTTTCTGCTGCGACACTATGATAAAGGACCATGTAAAAACAAATTAGGACACTCTCGAGCGTCTGTGATATGGCACAGGACACAG GTCGTTGGAATATTTGCTGGGTTCGGTGTCCTGCTGCTTGTGGCGTCTCCGTTCCTGCTGCTGGCGGCGCCATGCATCCTCTGCTGTAAGTGTAAGTGGAGCAAGTgctgtgatgatgaagatggcgatgCGACAACGTCgtga
- the LOC135486108 gene encoding ribonucleoside-diphosphate reductase small chain-like isoform X1 — MLSAHSPRSTQAYKDNDNVSQMKNLKNNGENIPKKQVKVLGESQSQNIINGTPKKSENQIVKKFEKPVKVVEAEPKKFDYQDEPLLRDNPRRFVVFPIQYPDIWAMYKKAEASFWTAEEVDLAKDANDWDSLKAEEKHFVSHVLAFFAASDGIVNENLVERFGKEVQVTEARCFYGYQVATENIHSEMYSLLIDTYIKDSNERNYLFNAIETMPCVKKKADWALKWINDESASFGERVVAFAAVEGIFFSGSFAAIFWLKKRGLMPGLTFSNELISRDEGLHCEFACLMFSHLVNKPSVAKVTEIIRDAVRIEQEFLTDALPCSLIGMNCDLMKQYIEFVADRWLSELKCPKVYGSENPFPFMEQISMEGKTNFFEKRVGEYQKSGVMSTSGENSSFCLDADF, encoded by the exons ATGCTGTCTGCACATTCACCAAGATCAACACAAGCCTACAAAGACAACGACAACGTTTCACAGATGAAGAACCTGAAGAACAATGGAGAAAAT ATTCCAAAAAAGCAAGTAAAAGTGCTTGGAGAAAGTCAATCGCAGAATATCATCAATGGCACGCCAAAAAAGAGCGAG AATCAGATTGTGAAGAAATTTGAAAAGCCAGTCAAAGTTGTCGAGGCAGAACCAAAGAAGTTTGATTATCAAGATGAACCCCTTCTCCGAGACAACCCCAGGCGATTTGTGGTGTTCCCCATCCAGTACCCTGATATCTGGGCGATGTACAAGAAGGCGGAAGCTTCTTTCTGGACTGCCGAGGAGGTTGATTTGGCCAAGGATGCCAATGACTGGGACAGTCTCAAGGCTGAAGAGAAACACTTTGTCTCACATGTGCTTGCCTTCTTCGCTGCAAGTGATGGCATTGTCAACGAGAATTTG GTTGAGAGGTTTGGCAAGGAAGTGCAAGTGACTGAGGCACGGTGTTTCTATGGTTATCAGGTTGCCACTGAGAACATCCACTCGGAGATGTACAGTTTACTGATAGATACCTACATCAAGGACTCAAATGAGAG GAATTACCTCTTCAATGCCATTGAGACTATGCCGTGCGTCAAGAAGAAAGCTGACTGGGCCCTCAAGTGGATCAATGATGAAAGCGCATCATTTGGAGAACGTGTTGTTGCCTTCGCTGCTGTGGAGGGTATCTTCTTCAGTGGATCCTTTGCTGCCATCTTCTGGCTCAAGAAGCGTGGACTGATGCCTGGTTTGACATTCAGCAATGAGCTCATTAGCAGAGACGAG GGTCTTCATTGCGAATTTGCCTGTCTGATGTTCAGCCATCTTGTGAACAAGCCATCAGTTGCCAAGGTCACCGAAATCATCCGTGATGCTGTGAGGATTGAGCAAGAGTTCCTCACTGATGCTCTGCCATGCTCCCTTATTGGCATGAACTGTGACCTCATGAAGCAATACATTGAATTCGTTGCCGACAGGTGGCTGAGTGAGCTCAAATGCCCAAAG GTGTATGGCTCAGAGAATCCTTTCCCATTCATGGAACAGATCTCAATGGAAGGAAAGACGAATTTCTTTGAGAAGCGAGTGGGTGAATACCAGAAGTCTGGTGTCATGTCAACAAGTGGGGAAAACAGTTCATTCTGTTTGGATGCTGATTTTTAA
- the LOC135486108 gene encoding ribonucleoside-diphosphate reductase small chain-like isoform X2, which yields MLSAHSPRSTQAYKDNDNVSQMKNLKNNGENIPKKQVKVLGESQSQNIINGTPKKSEIVKKFEKPVKVVEAEPKKFDYQDEPLLRDNPRRFVVFPIQYPDIWAMYKKAEASFWTAEEVDLAKDANDWDSLKAEEKHFVSHVLAFFAASDGIVNENLVERFGKEVQVTEARCFYGYQVATENIHSEMYSLLIDTYIKDSNERNYLFNAIETMPCVKKKADWALKWINDESASFGERVVAFAAVEGIFFSGSFAAIFWLKKRGLMPGLTFSNELISRDEGLHCEFACLMFSHLVNKPSVAKVTEIIRDAVRIEQEFLTDALPCSLIGMNCDLMKQYIEFVADRWLSELKCPKVYGSENPFPFMEQISMEGKTNFFEKRVGEYQKSGVMSTSGENSSFCLDADF from the exons ATGCTGTCTGCACATTCACCAAGATCAACACAAGCCTACAAAGACAACGACAACGTTTCACAGATGAAGAACCTGAAGAACAATGGAGAAAAT ATTCCAAAAAAGCAAGTAAAAGTGCTTGGAGAAAGTCAATCGCAGAATATCATCAATGGCACGCCAAAAAAGAGCGAG ATTGTGAAGAAATTTGAAAAGCCAGTCAAAGTTGTCGAGGCAGAACCAAAGAAGTTTGATTATCAAGATGAACCCCTTCTCCGAGACAACCCCAGGCGATTTGTGGTGTTCCCCATCCAGTACCCTGATATCTGGGCGATGTACAAGAAGGCGGAAGCTTCTTTCTGGACTGCCGAGGAGGTTGATTTGGCCAAGGATGCCAATGACTGGGACAGTCTCAAGGCTGAAGAGAAACACTTTGTCTCACATGTGCTTGCCTTCTTCGCTGCAAGTGATGGCATTGTCAACGAGAATTTG GTTGAGAGGTTTGGCAAGGAAGTGCAAGTGACTGAGGCACGGTGTTTCTATGGTTATCAGGTTGCCACTGAGAACATCCACTCGGAGATGTACAGTTTACTGATAGATACCTACATCAAGGACTCAAATGAGAG GAATTACCTCTTCAATGCCATTGAGACTATGCCGTGCGTCAAGAAGAAAGCTGACTGGGCCCTCAAGTGGATCAATGATGAAAGCGCATCATTTGGAGAACGTGTTGTTGCCTTCGCTGCTGTGGAGGGTATCTTCTTCAGTGGATCCTTTGCTGCCATCTTCTGGCTCAAGAAGCGTGGACTGATGCCTGGTTTGACATTCAGCAATGAGCTCATTAGCAGAGACGAG GGTCTTCATTGCGAATTTGCCTGTCTGATGTTCAGCCATCTTGTGAACAAGCCATCAGTTGCCAAGGTCACCGAAATCATCCGTGATGCTGTGAGGATTGAGCAAGAGTTCCTCACTGATGCTCTGCCATGCTCCCTTATTGGCATGAACTGTGACCTCATGAAGCAATACATTGAATTCGTTGCCGACAGGTGGCTGAGTGAGCTCAAATGCCCAAAG GTGTATGGCTCAGAGAATCCTTTCCCATTCATGGAACAGATCTCAATGGAAGGAAAGACGAATTTCTTTGAGAAGCGAGTGGGTGAATACCAGAAGTCTGGTGTCATGTCAACAAGTGGGGAAAACAGTTCATTCTGTTTGGATGCTGATTTTTAA
- the LOC135486214 gene encoding uncharacterized protein LOC135486214 — protein MSGTNNHKTVKLHHGEVEVCQQYQKTFSCSSYNCDKLHICTAYLAGQCQFGSHCKRYHSCRVSLNRSIIERLRLDSIGCIENLREIFNHVLPKLCLDYQNKDGCRRGDRCHFLHICGKYARGNCTNMACEMSHEYRTGPNRKLLDYHAIDVRGEACLLNAILADGRFSKGVVRCSCLQSERYTSQDSLTSEGDYEGGYQANDQGRGGRGRGQDRGRGRGYRGGQMRSGSHTRLDEIGRGQRGGRDIRGGPGDHNRGRSGGRGHHDDWRDPRGRGQHQGGDNRNWESGSDQGRGGRGQPHRGQSHDGRGRSGYRGGHNDDRRGMNDNDFYRGSNLDLNCLSREDSGRRGDQGNRGRGQGGRGRLDQNRRRGQGGGQEYNRSNLGSATNLGNCGDEDCRGNKQGRSRKRRGRGRKNLNQIQASERKSEVSSDSNNEAYSGDEDVDSETDLYTSNIDMQNVKQDIRIKEDDMKDLKGLIQMAKANASNAGASSDKKLNIDGDDSEVMEAIIGYLCQHGGWVKFAEMRRDPDLEHALLPYKMDLQEHLFRKGSSFILNQHDNGHLLDVAPIVSVRICFNYNSETGCDNSKECGYLNVCKDFIAGTCPKQCRHNPKRNHHLQEGGTRALLTKHKLDKLKANVCCRVIASTLPRICYDYNNSGCNRPQSCPWLHICEAHFLEGNCSKKGPNCNNHDIKNIRCQKILKRYHLAQETNALLRRMVLPGCPSEAQADGQEREHSTPRKDDTKSGVRPKSKRDGDQRSGGNDDVLHVNRAAEDQLKQDGNKGGKGRKRSNQRNDAPLTVDPQLCEPFLRRACKKSCSDRHHSLPYLWQFQVDGNWEDFPDELNIGIEMEFCSVNSGRWSSNITFSDSERFGLPFCGRTDIVFQKKPMELHSWQYSGPGDLTENSMNCPVRRLSTLSHVLAECFKTLATVWKWYYYLGDTWHSNEEDNSNQAYVVEQRYIKNDPTYTFRDERMCLNFNEMVLKHIDTGAVVGVRRRPVFISKDDVAEKLRAATAKLTLPQLQEQKSTSIYPDYWSEMDDDASVKFVTLGQGREFAEIEQSFKRSMGTVAAIQSIRRIQNADLWEGFITQKKVIQTDKSKKLDEKYYFYICEPDMVDFVDKYGIITSSITGSGSPVQDLGTGFYFAKDARLLHEVAKFRPDECVMFLCKILIGSRQVGPIGDAYSKVVYDTFTTPDEAVILKVENQQCYPEYVICYKVVEAERPPPYSPTVASNVPPAYTTSAPLAYPHPDYLAHIPQARSQPTAPSASQQPTLIPLQRFEASAGIGQMSISSDSSVSDMYQSGQYRPYPGLTAEQVYDPQMQRSTRPRLYPKLPSSGQEKTSSKDQCSMQ, from the exons ATGTCAGGCACTAACAATCACAAGACTGTGAAGCTACACCATGGCGAAGTTGAAGTTTGTCAACAGTATCAGAAGACATTCAGCTGCAGCAGCTATAATTGTGACAAGTTACACATATGTACAGCATACCTTGCTGGTCAGTGCCAATTTGGCAGCCATTGCAAGCGGTATCATAGTTGCAGAGTATCTCTCAACAGGTCAATCATTGAGCGCCTGCGCCTCGATAGTATAGGCTGCATTGAAAACTTGCGTGAGATCTTTAACCATGTTCTCCCGAAGTTATGTCTGGACTACCAAAATAAAGATGGCTGCAGGCGTGGAGATAGGTGCCATTTTCTTCACATCTGTGGCAAATATGCCAGGGGAAATTGCACCAATATGGCATGCGAGATGTCTCATGAGTACAGAACAGGACCAAATCGGAAACTACTTGACTACCATGCCATTGATGTCAGAGGAGAGGCCTGCCTGCTGAATGCGATTTTGGCTGATGGTCGCTTTTCAAAAGGTGTTGTACGGTGTTCTTGCCTGCAGAGTGAGAGGTATACGTCACAGGATAGCCTCACCTCCGAAGGCGATTATGAAGGGGGGTATCAAGCGAATGACCAGGGGCGTGGTGGGAGAGGTAGAGGGCAAGATAGGGGAAGAGGAAGAGGCTATCGAGGGGGTCAAATGAGAAGCGGAAGCCACACTCGCTTGGATGAAATTGGTCGAGGACAGAGAGGAGGAAGAGACATTAGGGGCGGACCTGGTGATCATAATAGAGGCAGAAGTGGTGGCAGAGGACATCATGATGATTGGAGGGACCCCAGAGGTAGAGGACAACATCAGGGAGGGGACAATAGGAACTGGGAATCAGGTTCTGATCAGGGCAGAGGTGGAAGGGGTCAGCCTCATAGAGGCCAGAGTCACGATGGTAGAGGACGTAGTGGCTACAGAGGGGGCCATAACGATGATAGGAGAGGGATGAATGATAACGACTTCTACAGGGGAAGTAATTTAGACTTGAACTGTCTCAGTAGAGAAGACAGTGGTAGGCGTGGTGACCAGGGCAACCGTGGAAGAGGACAGGGTGGTAGAGGAAGATTGGATCAGAATCGGAGACGCGGACAGGGTGGTGGGCAGGAGTACAATAGAAGCAACTTAGGAAGCGCTACAAACCTTGGTAATTGTGGCGATGAGGACTGCCGTGGGAATAAACAGGGTCGTAGTAGAAAGCGTAGAGGCCGTGGACGCAAGAATCTGAATCAAATCCAAGCCAGTGAAAGGAAATCCGAAGTCTCCAGTGACAGTAATAATGAAGCCTACTCTGGTGATGAGGATGTGGACAGCGAGACAGACCTGTACACGAGTAACATCGATATGCAGAACGTTAAACAGGATATCCGTATCAAGGAAGATGACATGAAGGACCTCAAGGGTCTAATTCAAATGGCCAAAGCGAATGCTTCCAATGCTGGTGCAAGTTCTGACAAGAAGTTGAATATTGATGGAGATGATTCAGAGGTCATGGAAGCCATTATTGGTTATCTGTGCCAGCACGGTGGTTGGGTAAAATTTGCCGAGATGAGGAGAGATCCTGATCTCGAACATGCTTTGTTGCCTTACAAGATGGACTTGCAGGAACATTTGTTTCGTAAGGGGAGTAGCTTCATTTTGAACCAGCATGACAATGGCCATCTTCTCGACGTTGCACCAATTGTAAGCGTTCGTATTTGCTTTAACTACAACTCGGAGACTGGATGTGATAATAGCAAAGAATGTGGTTACCTCAACGTCTGCAAAGATTTCATCGCTGGCACTTGTCCAAAGCAATGTCGGCATAACCCTAAGCGGAATCACCATCTTCAAGAAGGAGGGACCCGAGCATTACTGACGAAACACAAATTGGATAAACTGAAGGCGAATGTCTGCTGCCGTGTCATTGCCTCTACATTACCACGAATATGCTATGATTACAACAACAGTGGCTGCAATCGACCACAGAGTTGCCCATGGCTTCATATTTGTGAGGCCCATTTCTTGGAAGGGAATTGCAGCAAAAAAGGGCCAAACTGCAACAATCATGATATCAAGAATATCAGATGCCAAAAAATACTGAAGAGATATCATCTGGCACAGGAAACCAATGCTTTGCTACGACGTATGGTTCTCCCAGGATGCCCAAGTGAAGCCCAGGCTGATGGTCAAGAGAGAGAGCACTCCACTCCTAGGAAAGATGATACAAAAAGCGGAGTGCGCCCCAAGTCCAAAAGAGATGGTGACCAAAGAAGTGGTGGTAACGATGATGTCTTACATGTAAATAGGGCAGCTGAGGATCAGCTGAAGCAGGATGGCAACAAAGGTGGCAAGGGACGTAAGCGAAGCAACCAAAGAAATGATGCGCCTCTGACAGTGGATCCACAACTCTGTGAGCCATTCTTGCGACGAGCTTGCAAGAAGTCGTGTTCCGATCGACATCATTCATTGCCATATCTCTGGCAGTTCCAGGTGGATGGCAACTGGGAGGACTTTCCAGATGAGTTGAATATTGGTATAGAGATGGAGTTTTGCAGCGTCAACTCTGGCCGGTGGTCTTCCAACATCACTTTCTCTGACAGTGAAAG GTTTGGTTTACCATTCTGTGGAAGAACTGACATCGTCTTCCAAAAGAAACCAATGGAGCTACATTCCTGGCAATACAGTGGTCCAGGCGACCTTACTGAGAATAGTATGAATTGCCCAGTCCGACGACTTTCGACCCTTTCTCACGTACTGGCAGAGTGCTTCAAGACACTGGCAACTGTTTGGAAGTGGTACTACTATCTGGGTGACACCTGGCACAGTAATGAG GAGGATAATAGCAATCAAGCATATGTTGTTGAGCAGCGTTACATCAAGAACGATCCGACCTACACCTTCCGTGATGAGAGGATGTGTTTGAACTTTAATGAGATGGTTTTGAAGCACATTGACACTGGTGCAGTAGTTGGTGTCCGTCGACGCCCAGTTTTTATCTCCAAGGATGATGTTGCTGAAAAGTTGAG GGCAGCAACAGCTAAATTAACCCTCCCACAGCTGCAAGAACAGAAAAGCACCTCGATTTATCCCGACTATTGGAGTGAAATGGATGACGATGCCAGTGTGAAGTTCGTAACACTTGGCCAAGGAAGGGAGTTCGCTGAAATTGAGCAGTCGTTCAAGAGGTCCATGGGAACAGTGGCGGCGATCCAGAGCATTCGTCGTATCCAGAATGCTGATTTGTGGGAAGGCTTCATAAC cCAAAAGAAAGTCATTCAAACTGACAAATCCAAGAAGCTTGATGAGAAATACTATTTCTACATCTGTGAACCAGACATGGTGGATTTCGTTGACAAGTATGGCATCATCACTTCCAGTATCACAGGTAGCGGCAGTCCAGTGCAGGATTTAGGCACAGGATTCTATTTTGCAAAAGATGCTCGACTCCTACACGAAGTTGCAAAGTTTCGTCCTGATGAATGTGTCATGTTTCTTTGTAAGATCTTGATTGGTTCACGCCAGGTTGGCCCTATTGGTGATGCCTATAGCAAGGTGGTCTATGATACTTTCACTACACCTGATGAAGCTGTTATTTTAAAGGTAGAAAACCAGCAATGCTACCCTGAATATGTTATTTGTTATAAAGTGGTGGAGGCAGAGCGCCCGCCGCCTTACTCCCCAACGGTGGCTTCAAATGTTCCTCCAGCCTACACAACGTCTGCTCCACTGGCATACCCTCACCCTGACTACCTTGCTCACATACCACAAGCTAGGTCACAGCCAACTGCCCCCTCTGCCTCTCAGCAGCCAACATTAATTCCGCTACAGAGGTTTGAGGCCTCTGCTGGAATCGGCCAGATGTCCATATCATCCGATAGTTCAGTATCGGATATGTATCAATCTGGCCAATATCGGCCCTATCCTGGTCTGACAGCAGAGCAGGTATATGATCCTCAAATGCAGAGGAGTACTCGACCAAGGCTCTATCCCAAACTCCCTTCTTCAGGGCAGGAAAAAACGAGTTCGAAGGACCAATGCAGTATGCAGTAG